The following proteins are co-located in the Ascochyta rabiei chromosome 8, complete sequence genome:
- a CDS encoding Vacuolar protein sorting-associated protein 16, producing the protein MSKPTANWEKVGDKFYRKVQLYTAVFDQDLELEKYNVVGAPYSGAVAVYRDEEKLHTYRGPGVAKSSIDVYSCAGKLIRSINWDKGIIKGLGWSEDEKLLVVTEDGTVRCYYDLQGDFAPFTLGHDSDQHGVVSCRFYTTGFVALLGNNHLISVASYAEPRPKLLAIPPTEPVVSWNIIPPAYSLSRSVEVILAIGSTLYVVDATEAEDRNFDAGPFKHISVSPRGEFLAFYTEDGKVWVVSGDWSEKLSEYDSRVKTVPKDMQWCGSNAVALAWEDEVHLIGPKSAATKFYYDTWVHLLPDVDGIRLLTNDVCEFIQKVPNETVEVFRLGSDSPAANLLEASSLLEQKSPKADDLIQLIRPNLAEAVDACIKAAAHEYNIHWQKSLLKAASYGKSVLDLYSSDDFVDTCDTLRVLNAVRFYKIGLPLSYDQYRRMTPEKLVERLTNRNEYLLALRVADYLHLPASQIHGHWAQQKVRVSTDPEEEICSLIVKKLHGKPGVSFEEIARAAYDEGRIRLATSLLDHEPRAGKQVPLLLSMKEDTIALDKAIESGDTDLIFHVLLHLRKKLPLASFFRVINSRPVATALVESSARDQDTDLLKDLYYQDDRRLDGSALLLSSALAQPSLAQSLDKLKLASKYLSDSRDAPAVFTRTAIDEAQRLLQLQAQFEKDLSNARDIPNQSTTGTSLIGLSANDTIFNLIKLGHQKRAQKIVSEFKIPDKTYTWLRLRALVAARHFIEIEEWAKQKKNPIGWEPFFNEVLAAGNARVASIFIPKCTSLTVSERVDMWVKCGLLVKAGEEAHKAKDRELLLSLRDKASGSASVEIERLLGMLPQGRR; encoded by the exons ATGTCGAAGCCAACCGCCAACTGGGAAAAGGTCGGCGACAAGTTCTACCGCAAGGTCCAGCTGTACACGGCCGTGTTCGACCAGGACCTCGAGCTCGAGAAGTACAACGTGGTCGGGGCTCCGTACAGCGGCGCAGTAG CCGTCTACCGCGATGAAGAGAAGCTGCACACGTACAGAGGGCCCGGGGTCGCCAAGTCGAGCATCGACGTGTACAGCTGCGCCGGCAAGCTAATTCGCAGCATCAAT TGGGACAAGGGCATCATCAAGGGCCTTGGCTGGTCAGAGGACGAGAAGCTGCTGGTCGTCACCGAGGACGGCACGGTGCGCTGCTACTACGACCTCCAGGGCGACTTCGCACCCTTCACGCTGGGCCAT GATTCGGACCAGCACGGCGTTGTCTCCTGCCGCTTCTACACCACCGGCTTCGTTGCGCTGCTCGGCAACAACCACCTCATCTCGGTCGCCTCGTACGCGGAGCCGCGCCCGAAGCTGCTCGCCATACCGCCCACGGAGCCCGTCGTGTCGTGGAACATCATACCGCCTGCGTACTCGCTCTCCCGCTCCGTCGAAGTCATTCTCGCCATTGGCAGCACCCTGTACGTCGTGGATGCGACCGAGGCCGAGGACCGCAACTTCGATGCTGGCCCGTTCAAGCACATCAGCGTCAGCCCGCGCGGCGAGTTTCTCGCCTTCTACACAGAAGACGGCAAGGTCTGGGTGGTGAGTGGCGATTGGAGCGAGAAGCTCAGCGAGTATGACAGCCGCGTCAAGACGGTGCCCAAGGATATGCAATGGTGTGGATCCAATGCTGTCGCCCTGGCCTGGGAAGACGAGGTGCATCTGATAGGTCCGAAGAGCGCAGCCACCAAGTTCTACTACGACACCTGGGTACACTTGCTGCCGGACGTTGATGGTATACGGCTGCTGACCAACGATGTGTGCGAATTCATCCAAAAAGTCCCTAACGAGACTGTCGAGGTATTTCGCCTTGGATCGGACTCGCCTGCCGCAAATCTACTCGAAGCCTCCTCGCTGCTGGAGCAAAAGAGCCCCAAGGCAGACGATCTCATCCAGCTGATTCGGCCTAATCTGGCTGAGGCGGTAGACGCGTGCATCAAAGCTGCGGCGCACGAGTACAACATCCACTGGCAGAAGTCGCTGCTCAAAGCTGCGTCGTACGGCAAGTCGGTGCTCGATCTCTACTCATCAGACGACTTTGTAGACACGTGCGACACGCTGCGAGTCCTGAATGCTGTGCGCTTTTATAAGATTGGACTACCTCTCAGCTACGACCAGTACCGACGAATGACGCCCGAGAAGCTGGTCGAGCGCCTCACAAACCGCAATGAATATCTCCTTGCGCTGCGAGTTGCCGATTATCTACACCTCCCAGCGAGCCAGATCCACGGTCACTGGGCACAGCAGAAAGTGCGCGTCTCTACGGACCCCGAGGAAGAAATCTGCAGTCTCATCGTCAAGAAGCTCCATGGCAAACCTGGCGTCTCTTTCGAAGAGATAGCCCGCGCCGCCTACGACGAAGGACGCATCCGTCTCGCAACCTCGCTCCTCGACCACGAGCCACGAGCAGGTAAACAAGTGCCTCTTCTCTTGAGCATGAAGGAAGACACCATTGCGCTTGACAAAGCCATCGAGTCCGGCGACACAGATCTCATCTTCCACGTACTGCTGCACCTGCGCAAGAAACTCCCCCTCGCATCGTTCTTCCGTGTCATCAACAGCCGGCCCGTCGCCACCGCGCTGGTCGAGTCTTCCGCCCGGGACCAAGACACCGACCTGCTGAAAGACCTCTACTACCAAGATGACCGACGCCTCGATGGCTCTGCCCTCCTCCTTTCGTCTGCGCTCGCCCAACCCTCTCTAGCTCAGTCTCTCGACAAACTGAAACTCGCCTCCAAGTACCTGTCCGACTCGCGCGACGCCCCCGCTGTGTTCACACGCACCGCCATCGACGAAGCCCAACGCTTGCTCCAGCTCCAGGCGCAGTTCGAAAAGGACCTGTCCAACGCGCGAGACATCCCCAACCAATCCACAACCGGTACCAGCCTCATCGGCCTAAGTGCGAACGATACGATCTTCAATCTGATCAAACTGGGTCACCAGAAGCGCGCGCAGAAGATCGTAAGCGAGTTCAAAATCCCGGACAAGACGTACACATGGCTTCGCCTACGCGCGCTCGTTGCCGCGAGACATTTCATCGAGATCGAGGAGTGGGCCAAGCAGAAAAAGAATCCGATCGGGTGGGAGCCGTTCTTCAACGAGGTGTTGGCCGCCGGAAACGCAAGAGTGGCGTCCATCTTCATACCCAAGTGCACGAGCTTGACGGTCAGTGAGCGAGTGGATATGTGGGTCAAGTGCGGGTTGCTAGTCAAGGCTGGAGAAGAGGCGCATAAGGCGAAGGATAGGGAGTTGTTGTTGAGTCTGAGGGACAAGGCGAGTGGCAGTGCGTCGGTGGAGATTGAAAGATTGCTTGGAATGCTACCGCAGGGGAGACGCTGA
- a CDS encoding Alcohol dehydrogenase (NADP(+)), whose product MTDYKFEGWCGHGPESAEGKMKWEEYTPKTWTEDDVDIKISHCGICGSDLHTLRSGWYPTPYPCVVGHEIIGKAVRVGKKVKHIKEGDRVGVGAQAASCLKPDCAQCSDGFENHCANMAATYGAMFPFSKDKSYGGYANYNRTPSHFVFKIPEQISSEAAAPIMCGGVTLYSPLKTYNAKGKNVGIVGLGGLGHFGVLFAKALGAKSVTVISRSHAKEEDAKKLGADNFIATGDEGWDQGKNASSLDLIVSTVSSDKMPLPGYLNLLSFRGTFVQVGAPEDPLPAFQAFALIQKAIHITGSAIGSPSEIREMLDLVAEKNIKPWTQIVPLKEANQAIIDFEDGKPRFRFVLKNENYTD is encoded by the coding sequence ATGACCGACTACAAGTTTGAAGGCTGGTGTGGCCACGGCCCTGAGTCCGCCGAGGGCAAGATGAAGTGGGAGGAGTACACGCCCAAGACCTGGACCGAAGACGACGTCGACATCAAGATCTCTCACTGCGGAATCTGCGGGTCTGACCTCCACACCCTCCGCTCAGGCTGGTACCCCACACCCTACCCCTGCGTTGTCGGCCACGAGATCATTGGCAAGGCTGTCAGGGTTGGAAAGAAGGTCAAGCACATCAAAGAGGGCGACCGTGTCGGTGTTGGTGCGCAGGCAGCTTCTTGCCTGAAGCCTGACTGTGCGCAATGCTCGGATGGCTTCGAGAACCACTGCGCCAACATGGCTGCTACCTATGGCGCCATGTTTCCCTTCAGCAAGGACAAGTCATATGGTGGATACGCAAACTACAACCGCACACCGAGCCATTTCGTGTTCAAGATCCCCGAACAGATCTCCAGCGAGGCTGCAGCACCCATCATGTGCGGTGGTGTCACACTCTACAGCCCTTTGAAGACATATAACGCAAAGGGCAAGAACGTCGGTATCGTCGGTCTGGGAGGTCTGGGCCACTTCGGTGTTCTCTTCGCAAAGGCGCTCGGCGCGAAGAGCGTAACCGTCATCTCGCGCTCGCACGCAAAGGAGGAGGACGCAAAGAAGCTTGGAGCGGATAACTTCATCGCTACCGGCGACGAAGGCTGGGACCAGGGTAAGAACGCCTCTTCTCTGGACCTGATCGTCTCGACCGTCTCGTCAGACAAGATGCCCCTGCCCGGCTACCTGAACCTGCTGTCTTTCCGCGGTACTTTTGTCCAGGTCGGCGCACCCGAGGACCCGCTCCCTGCTTTCCAGGCCTTCGCCCTGATTCAGAAGGCTATCCACATCACCGGTTCGGCCATTGGTTCGCCTTCCGAGATTAGAGAGATGTTGGACCTTGTTGCAGAAAAGAACATCAAGCCCTGGACACAGATCGTTCCTCTGAAGGAGGCCAACCAGGCGATCATCGACTTTGAGGATGGCAAGCCCAGGTTCAGGTTTGTTCTCAAGAACGAGAACTATACCGATTAG
- a CDS encoding tRNA (guanosine(18)-2'-O)-methyltransferase — protein MDDAILYLSDDSSLKAFELNWSKLEASTAHLHIDALTLCIRLLPSSSVVASGRSREELTRLLLRRLPGEPQDSEHLYKLAEICSTNEAFAWSVFHQIVVELDIAAAQLSVARKDSYDANEQAFAAEDYVRRAATFLTFLKCSFWLPHDTHHVVAPGSLKTLTAFIGLEDLNDVALDALSALLSLLSHRHQKPIVVANPRADIPWAKLESPSARFVLGQSIIDQSLWTYFKTLDPSYFSTKSSKLFKIWFQWISLAVADGLDVEAVYEDLYWDKVRTGLLTGFADQRKYCLGIVRASLLAAQRDINTKTIYMQVDKRNIYLKAYERYFILYETIVLDRYANQIEASLSELSALFGSQSVVTASMATTLLSSGLDPQVQEGVRKIIGNWYFGFMSGNQSPLSKDQESLAEHTSFLVGGFLPWATQGSLFTSTLKPTRTGTECGHGAALTNLVARFGVSKHSGGEYRAELLTKVLGFVLDAGGKMFQISILYLLEGLIKGYEEAARCDGPTQLSQQEIKTVLRISRTPGLPEIASDLYKIYCMRLCDFAAPDTNVSTIPGYSALNDKVKELSIPDDASNLRTTTTSEDSGVGSLSAFLETLQNTKHASIQGPAYATACSRLIGFFDKTEPASIISSELYAALYAMWEEADRREFNRSVAVHLPPLLFHPVSIQLCIQEHTDSLENSPGELQPFLTKALGTLQQLSEGRSYILASLATSLRKAAFSHPSIIGVLPYEDVILRFLNYPPAAKSEFLFEVAAADKLQQYLSHRSYASYYGQREWHAYAAWIDFLNRFPERQQDVAKGVFDRLLEPWAGQKGSVPVISKWKDVFQLQAMLVLTEHCVSEADADAYLDMFMHALTVEQWPRYRFVLEWIITRIYFHYPKKADRILKDLAHLDESSPIHIASLMKLAVLTAPFLDSEDFALNLITQLIPFSASQKVHIRHEAHLSFPMIFELAERKGWTSIISNPGFSVLNTHIRQTEKFKTPAWSIRTLRIDAVADFTITEIFQGQYLYIESPEPERVAHEDFVALHDEYSASLPPACISLGNPRPQTEIPVNPKPAEFVLDEDGVKSTFYQTKSGFDFNSLLPAAGPPHLQDIQPASVILVASLIDNPTNLGGLSRISESFGLETLYINDIKKAAHKDFKATSVTSEKHLPIKELKEVGVPEFLTSMKRKGYEVVGIEQTDRSGILGDDKAEGSKDVGTLPRCCVLVLGAEKSGITPEVLSVVDRCVEIRTVGVTRSLNVQTAGGIAVYEWWREWGGKAR, from the exons ATGGACGACGCCATTCTCTACCTGAGCGATGACTCCAGCCTGAAGGCGTTCGAGCTCAATTGGTCAAAATTGGAAGCCTCGACAGCCCACCTGCACATCGATGCACTGACATTGTGCATTCGCCTGCTACCATCGAGCAGCGTGGTTGCATCTGGAAGGTCTCGTGAGGAGCTCACACGGCTTCTCCTGCGCCGTCTACCTGGAGAGCCACAGGATTCGGAGCACCTCTACAAGCTCGCCGAAATATGCTCAACCAATGAGGCTTTCGCTTGGTCTGTCTTCCACCAGATTGTTGTCGAGCTTGATATCGCTGCAGCTCAGCTGTCGGTTGCACGCAAAGACAGCTACGACGCCAACGAGCAAGCCTTCGCGGCTGAGGATTATGTCCGCCGTGCCGCCACATTCTTGACCTTCCTCAAATGCTCCTTTTGGCTGCCCCATGACACTCACCATGTCGTTGCTCCCGGCAGTCTTAAGACGTTGACAGCCTTCATTGGCCTCGAAGACTTGAACGACGTTGCTCTGGACGCTTTGTCTGCCCTGCTATCCCTGCTTAGCCATCGCCATCAAAAGCCAATCGTTGTAGCAAACCCTCGGGCTGACATACCATGGGCCAAGCTGGAGTCACCATCAGCCAGGTTTGTCCTTGGGCAGTCCATAATCGACCAGTCTCTGTGGACCTATTTCAAGACTCTGGATCCATCATATTTTAGTACAAAGTCAAGTAAGCTGTTCAAGATCTGGTTCCAATGGATATCCCTGGCGGTTGCGGACGGCCTCGACGTGGAGGCTGTATACGAAGATCTGTACTGGGACAAGGTACGAACCGGCTTGCTGACCGGGTTTGCTGATCAGCGCAAGTACTGCCTGGGAATCGTTCGCGCTTCCCTACTTGCTGCGCAGCGCGACATCAACACGAAAACCATCTACATGCAAGTGGACAAACGAAACATCTACCTCAAAGCTTACGAGCGTTATTTCATTCTCTACGAAACCATCGTCCTCGATCGCTACGCAAACCAGATCGAAGCCAGCCTCTCCGAGCTTTCAGCGCTCTTTGGCTCTCAATCAGTCGTTACAGCCTCCATGGCAACGACACTGCTCTCGTCTGGACTGGATCCCCAAGTGCAGGAAGGTGTCCGTAAGATTATCGGAAACTGGTACTTTGGGTTCATGAGCGGTAACCAGAGTCCTCTTTCCAAAGACCAGGAATCCTTGGCTGAGCACACGAGCTTCCTTGTCGGAGGCTTTCTCCCGTGGGCAACCCAAGGCAGCTTGTTCACCTCCACACTGAAACCGACCCGCACGGGTACTGAGTGTGGTCACGGTGCGGCACTCACCAACCTCGTTGCTCGCTTCGGTGTGTCGAAACATTCTGGCGGCGAGTATCGTGCTGAACTGCTCACCAAAGTGTTGGGTTTTGTGCTCGATGCTGGTGGGAAGATGTTCCAGATCTCGATACTCTACTTGTTGGAGGGGCTAATCAAGGGCTACGAAGAGGCCGCTCGCTGCGACG GACCGACCCAGCTTTCGCAACAAGAGATCAAGACCGTACTCAGAATCTCCAGGACTCCAGGGCTTCCAGAGATTGCCAGTGACTTGTACAAGATTTACTGCATGCGGCTCTGCGATTTTGCTGCTCCTGACACGAACGTCAGCACGATTCCTGGATACAGCGCACTGAATGACAAAGTCAAAGAGCTCAGTATACCCGATGATGCATCTAATTTGCGGACTACCACGACCTCTGAAGACAGTGGCGTCGGTTCTCTGTCAGCGTTCTTGGAGACGCTACAGAACACGAAGCATGCATCCATCCAGGGACCTGCCTACGCAACTGCATGCAGCAGGCTCATTGGGTTCTTCGACAAGACCGAGCCCGCATCCATTATATCTAGCGAACTTTACGCTGCGCTGTATGCCATGTGGGAAGAGGCAGACCGTCGAGAGTTCAACAGATCGGTTGCGGTGCATTTGCCTCCGTTGCTGTTTCATCCAGTTTCTATCCAGCTTTGTATACAGGAACATACCGACAGCTTGGAGAATTCTCCTGGTGAGCTCCAACCTTTTTTGACAAAAGCGCTAGGCACTTTGCAGCAGCTTTCCGAAGGAAGGTCATATATTCTCGCGAGTCTTGCGACTTCTCTGCGCAAAGCCGCCTTCTCACACCCGTCAATCATCGGCGTGCTTCCTTACGAAGACGTTATATTACGGTTTTTGAATTACCCACCAGCTGCTAAATCAGAGTTTCTCTTCGAAGTCGCTGCTGCAGACAAGCTCCAACAGTATTTGTCTCATCGTAGCTATGCCTCATACTACGGCCAGCGCGAGTGGCATGCCTACGCTGCGTGGATCGACTTCTTGAACCGCTTTCCAGAGAGGCAACAAGACGTCGCAAAAGGCGTATTTGACCGCTTGCTCGAACCCTGGGCCGGCCAGAAAGGATCAGTACCTGTTATCAGCAAGTGGAAGGACGTTTTCCAGCTTCAGGCCATGCTCGTGCTTACTGAACACTGCGTATCAGAAGCTGATGCGGACGCATATCTTGACATGTTCATGCATGCCCTGACTGTGGAGCAATGGCCACGTTATCGCTTTGTCCTGGAGTGGATTATCACCCGTATCTATTTCCACTATCCGAAGAAAGCGGACCGCATACTAAAGGACCTCGCCCATCTAGACGAAAGCAGCCCCATTCATATAGCTTCACTTATGAAGCTCGCAGTCCTCACCGCCCCCTTCCTAGACTCGGAGGACTTCGCGCTCAACCTCATCACTCAGCTCATTCCCTTCTCCGCCAGCCAGAAAGTACACATCAGACACGAAGCCCATCTCTCCTTTCCCATGATCTTTGAGTTGGCCGAAAGAAAGGGTTGGACCAGCATCATTTCGAACCCTGGATTCTCCGTCCTGAACACTCATATTCGTCAAACCGAGAAGTTCAAGACACCAGCTTGGTCTATCAGAACGCTCAGGATTGATGCGGTTGCCGACTTTACTATCACAGAAATCTTCCAGGGCCAGTACTTGTACATCGAATCTCCAGAACCGGAGCGCGTTGCGCATGAAGATTTCGTCGCTCTCCATGACGAATACTCCGCATCCCTGCCACCGGCATGCATCAGCCTAGGGAACCCCAGACCTCAAACAGAGATACCGGTCAACCCCAAGCCCGCAGAGTTTGTTCTAGACGAGGATGGCGTCAAATCTACTTTTTACCAAACCAAATCTGGCTTCGACTTCAACTCTCTTCTACCTGCTGCCGGTCCACCACACTTACAAGACATACAACCAGCCTCTGTCATTTTGGTGGCCTCGCTCATCGACAACCCGACAAACCTGGGCGGCCTGAGTCGTATCTCAGAATCCTTTGGCTTAGAAACGCTGTACATAAACGACATCAAGAAGGCTGCCCACAAAGACTTCAAAGCAACGAGTGTGACGAGCGAGAAGCATCTCCCTATCAAAGAACTGAAGGAGGTGGGCGTCCCAGAATTCCTTACCAGCATGAAGAGGAAGGGCTACGAAGTCGTGGGTATCGAACAGACAGACCGCTCTGGTATACTCGGCGACGACAAAGCGGAAGGGTCGAAGGATGTCGGCACTCTACCAAGATGCTGTGTGCTAGTACTCGGCGCAGAGAAGAGTGGTATCACACCAGAAGTATTGAGTGTCGTGGATAGATGTGTGGAGATCAGAACGGTCGGCGTGACGAGGAGTCTGAATGTGCAGACGGCAGGCGGCATCGCGGTATACGAGTGGTGGAGGGAATGGGGCGGGAAAGCTCGATAG
- a CDS encoding Trafficking protein particle complex subunit 31 yields the protein MSGTPNQGSGLRYPSNKKSIYDRNPNRSKTAELSRAAFAYLFIEMIAYAQRGVSNVGDLEQKLNSQGYPIGLRLLDLLLSRSSNPLASIRPTRILPLLQFIAQTLYRHLFGRPADALEKSSTEPGQYMLFDNEPMVNQYISLPRELSSLNCAAFVAGVIEGVCDGAGFPTEGVTAHSVGEQEQGKETKAMWPDKTVFLIKFKPEVLEREEILGRGGG from the exons ATGAGCGGGACACCAAACCAGGGCTCGGGCCTGCGGTATCCCTCGAACAAGAAGAGCATATACGACCGGAATCCGAACAGGAGCAAGACTGCAGAGCTCAGCCGGGCGGCGTTTGCCTACCTCTTCATTGAGATGATTGCATACGCGCAGCGAGGCGTCTCCAACGTGGGCGATCTCGAGCAAAA ACTCAACTCACAAGGCTACCCCATCGGCCTGCGACTTCTCGATCTGCTGCTCTCGCGCTCCTCCAACCCCCTCGCAAGCATACGACCAACCCGCATCCTCCCCCTCCTCCAATTCATCGCGCAGACATTATACCGGCACCTCTTCGGGCGGCCGGCCGATGCACTGGAAAAGTCGAGTACGGAACCGGGGCAGTACATGCTCTTCGACAACGAGCCCATGGTCAACCAGTACATCTCGCTACCAAGGGAGCTCAGCAGTCTAAACTGCGCGGCCTTTGTGGCTGGCGTGATAGAGGGCGTGTGCGATGGCGCGGGGTTTCCGACCGAGGGCGTCACGGCGCACAGTGTGGGCGAGCAAGAGCAAGGGAAAGAGACAAAGGCCATGTGGCCGGACAAGACGGTCTTCCTGATCAAGTTCAAGCCGGAGGTGCTGGAGAGGGAGGAGATTCTCGGGAGAGGAGGAGGCTAG
- a CDS encoding Protein disulfide-isomerase — protein sequence MLFNRLFPAVVALLPALASASAPASSVIDLTPKNFDEVVLESGKPALVEFFAPWCGHCKNLAPIYEELATGFQHAAGKVSVAKVDADEHKSLGKRFGVTGFPTLKWFDGKSDKPEDYKGGRDLESLTKFITEKTAVKPKTKGKLPSAVTYLDDQSFKQKVGKDQDVLVAFTAPWCGHCKTLAPIWEALASTFVNEPNVLVAKVDAEAENAKALAKEQGVSSYPTIKFFKKGSTEPTPYEGARSEDAFVQYLNKNSGTHRAVGGGLDATGGTIEAFDTVIAKFQSAYGDGVEEATTLASTLKDKYAQYYVKVFQKIGANKEYAEKESKRLQGLISKGNLAPEKLDDLISRSNILRKFLGTDDKSEL from the exons ATGCTTTTCAACCGCCTCTTCCCCGCGGTCGTTGCGCTGCTCCCCGCCCTTGCCTCCGCCTCAGCGCCCGCATCCTCCGTTATCGACCTCACACCCAAGAACTTCGATGAAGTCGTCCTGGAGTCTGGCAAGCCCGCCCTTGTCGAGTTCTTCGCCCCGTGGTGCGGACACTGCAAGAACCTTGCTCCTATCTACGAGGAGCTCGCCACCGGCTTTCAGCACGCCGCCGGCAAGGTCTCGGTCGCGAAGGTCGATGCGGATGAGCACAAGTCCCTGGGCAAGCGCTTCGGCGTCACAGGGTTCCCTACATTGAAGTGGTTCGACGGAAAGAGCGACAAGCCCGAGGACTACAAGGGCGGCCGTGACCTTGAGAGCCTTACCAAGTTCATCACAGAGAAGACGGCCGTCAAGCCCAAGACCAAGGGCAAGCTGCCCAGCGCTGTCACTTACCTCGACGACCAGAGCTTCAAGCAGAAGGTTGGAAAGGACCAGGATGTGCTTGTTGCTTTCACTGCGCCGTGGTGCGGAC ACTGCAAGACCCTCGCCCCCATCTGGGAGGCTCTCGCCAGCACCTTCGTCAATGAGCCCAACGTTCTGGTCGCCAAGGTCGACGCCGAAGCCGAGAATGCTAAGGCTCTCGCTAAGGAGCAGGGCGTCTCCTCGTACCCTACCATCAAGTTCTTCAAGAAGGGTTCCACTGAGCCCACCCCCTATGAGGGCGCCCGCTCTGAGGACGCGTTCGTCCAGTATCTGAACAAGAACTCCGGCACCCACCGCGCTGTTGGCGGCGGTCTTGATGCCACCGGCGGCACCATCGAGGCTTTCGACACCGTCATCGCCAAGTTCCAGTCTGCCTACGGTGACGGCGTTGAGGAGGCCACGACCCTCGCCTCGACTCTGAAGGACAAGTACGCTCAGTACTACGTCAAGGTCTTCCAGAAGATTGGTGCCAACAAGGAGTACGCTGAGAAGGAATCCAAGCGTCTGCAGGGCTTGATCAGCAAGGGCAACCTCGCCCCCGAGAAGCTCGACGACTTGATCAGCAGGAGCAACATCCTGAGGAAGTTCTTGGGCACAGACGACAAGAGCGAGTTGTAG
- a CDS encoding mitochondrial thioredoxin, with translation MPTEVTQSLHFRTLLSGHTYLIADFYATWCPPCKTIAPIYNQLSTTHAQSGKFAFVKVNVDEAREIAAQYGIQAMPTFLLFKDGKQIEEIKGADPRKLKTVIERASADLKGSGGAAPKAQEEKPIAEDKPVPEKKAASNGDGLSMLERLMQKNK, from the coding sequence ATGCCGACAGAAGTCACGCAGTCTTTGCACTTCCGTACCCTCCTCTCGGGACACACGTACCTCATCGCGGATTTCTACGCGACATGGTGTCCGCCTTGCAAGACCATCGCCCCCATCTACAACCAGCTCAGCACCACCCACGCCCAATCAGGCAAGTTCGCGTTTGTCAAGGTCAATGTCGACGAAGCACGGGAGATCGCCGCGCAGTACGGCATCCAGGCCATGCCGACATTCTTGCTGTTCAAGGACGGGAAGCAGATCGAGGAGATCAAGGGCGCTGACCCGCGGAAGCTGAAGACGGTGATCGAGCGTGCCAGTGCGGACCTGAAGGGCAGCGGTGGAGCAGCGCCAAAAGCGCAAGAGGAGAAGCCGATAGCTGAGGACAAGCCAGTGCCGGAGAAGAAGGCGGCCAGCAATGGCGATGGCTTAAGCATGCTCGAGAGATTGATGCAGAAGAACAAGTAG
- a CDS encoding rRNA-processing protein EBP2 has product MAGTKLKKMLDGRQGRNIALEKQRKLEKAARQRKEKNAPAVADEEETGGVPLDEVEVKANGKAKTSKNGKKAAKATEKEVEWETEGSEDEDDSEDDDDDAEERPAFDLSRLEDSESDVSGDDDEEDEDEEEEDDEAEDIPLSDIESLASDDKGDIIPHQRLTINNTAALTAALNRIQLPYSKLAFSEYQSVTSTEPVEIADVEDDLNRELAFYKQCLSAVKDARGRLKKEGVSFSRPADYFAEMVKSDEHMGKIKQKLVDEAAGKKASAEARKQRDLKKFGKQVQVAKMQERAKEKRDTIEQINLLKRKRQGADITKTNEEDLFDIGVEADDSKPDRRENRAGGGKRQKKNEKFGFGGKKRHAKSNTAESSGDGRGFSSRKMKGKTGGAAKARPGKARRANKH; this is encoded by the exons ATGGCCGGAACTAAGCTTAAGAAGATGCTGGACGGTCGCCAGGGGCGCAACATTGCCCTCGAGAAGCAGCGCAAGTTGGAGAAGGCTGCCAGGCAACGCAAGGAGAAGAACGCGCCGGCAGTTGCAGACGAAGAGGAGACCGGAGGCGTGCCGCTGGACGAGGTGGAGGTCAAGGCCAACGGCAAGGCGAAGACGTCTAAGAACGGCAAGAAGGCTGCGAAGGCGACAGAAAAGGAGGTTGAGTGGGAGACTGAGGGTAGCGAGGATGAGGACGacagcgaagacgacgatgatgatgcaGAGGAGCGCCCTGCATTCGACCTCTCGCGTCTTGAGGACAGCGAGAGCGATGTCAGCGGCGACGATGACGAGGAGGAtgaagacgaggaggaggaggacgatGAGGCTGAAGATATTCCGCTTTCCGACATCGAGTCTCTGGCCTCAGACGACAAGGGCGACATCATCCCCCACCAGCGTCTGACGATCAACAACACCGCCGCTCTCACTGCTGCCCTCAACCGCATACAGCTTCCCTACTCGAAGCTCGCCTTCTCAGAGTACCAGTCCGTGACCAGCACCGAGCCCGTCGAGATCGCCGACGTCGAGGACGACCTGAACCGCGAACTCGCCTTCTACAAGCAGTGCTTGTCTGCAGTCAAGGACGCACGGGGCAGACTGAAGAAGGAGGGCGTGTCGTTCTCGCGTCCCGCAGACTACTTCGCCGAGATGGTCAAGAGCGACGAGCACATGGGCAAGATCAAGCAGAAGCTGGTCGACGAGGCTGCGGGCAAAAAGGCGTCTGCCGAGGCGCGCAAGCAGAGGGATCTGAAGAAGTTCGGCAAGCAGGTTCAGGTGGCGAAGATGCAGGAGCGCGCGAAGGAGAAGAGAGACACCATCGAGCAGATCAACCTGTTGAAGAGGA AACGTCAAGGCGCAGACATCACGAAGACCAACGAGGAAGACCTCTTCGACATTGGCGTTGAGGCCGACGACTCGAAGCCCGACCGCCGTGAAAACAGAGCAGGCGGAGGCAAGCGCCAGAAGAAGAACGAGAAGTTTGGATTCGGCGGCAAGAAGCGCCACGCAAAGAGCAACACTGCCGAGTCGAGCGGTGACGGCCGGGGCTTCTCGTCGAGAAAGATGAAGGGCAAGACTGGCGGCGCTGCAAAGGCGAGGCCGGGCAAGGCTAGGCGCGCGAACAAGCACTAG